AGTGCCAGTTGGGCTAAAAGGAGAGTATCATCCTTTTTCGAAAGTTGGCGCTTAGTGACAAGTGTAGTCACACTATGGTTTCAGCACGTTCCGGCAGCCGCTGAAACCATTCAGTGTGACTATACCAACACTGAATGTTTTCGGCGACTTAGCGAAATTGCCAAAAACATAGTGTTGGTAACGAGTAACAAGTGACGAGGGAAGAGAAAAGAAAGACAATTATGCGAAATTCAAAACTGATTGAAGCTAAAAAAGAAAGGGATATCCTGCGTCTGCAGAAACTGACCCCCGAGGAGCGGCTGAGGGAGGAGGTCGGGCACAATGCCATGATCAAGAAATTATTTTTCGCCGGTTTGAGCAGCAAGGGATTCTCCCAAACTGAGATCATCCGCTTATGGAAAAGCAAATGAAAAAAGCCGAGCTGCTGCCGATTTTGAAGGTATTGCGTGAAGCCGGCGTCCCTTTTGTTCTGGCCGGAGGGTATGCCGTTGCTGCTTGGGGAACTGTACGCGCCACCAGGGATATCGACTTCATCGCTGCTGTGGCTCCCGACAAAATTCCCGCGCTGATCAAAGAATTCATAAAAGCGGGTTTCAAGGGGAATTACAGGCCCGGGGACGAAGACGATCCCGTCAGGGGAGTGATCGGGTTGGAGAGAGTTGATGCGGAAGCTGCCGAACCGGTGGAAATCATTTTGGGAATCAAAAAAATGCCCGCTGACATATTTGCCCGTGCGCGGCAAATTCGCTTTTTCGGCGTGGAAGTGCCGGTGACCTCTCCGGAAGACCTGATCGTGCTCAAGTGCCTGGCCGGCGGGCCTGTAGACCAGGAAGACGCCCGTTCGATCTTGAAAATCATGAGGGACAAACTGGACTTGGAGTATCTGAAAACTGAGTTCAAGCGCTGCCGCTTGTCTTTGGAAAAGCTGAATAAAAAGTAACGAGTAACAGGTGACGAGTGACGAGATAAGAGTCGGAGAAAAGACAATTGCAATCACATAAAGATCTGAATGTTTGGAAGAAGAGCATGGAGTTTGTTCAAAATATTTATCGTATTACCCGTGAGTTT
Above is a genomic segment from Candidatus Aminicenantes bacterium containing:
- a CDS encoding nucleotidyl transferase AbiEii/AbiGii toxin family protein, with the translated sequence MKKAELLPILKVLREAGVPFVLAGGYAVAAWGTVRATRDIDFIAAVAPDKIPALIKEFIKAGFKGNYRPGDEDDPVRGVIGLERVDAEAAEPVEIILGIKKMPADIFARARQIRFFGVEVPVTSPEDLIVLKCLAGGPVDQEDARSILKIMRDKLDLEYLKTEFKRCRLSLEKLNKK